In the genome of Bacteroides mediterraneensis, the window GCTGAACTGCTAAAATTGATATTAATTCTACTCCCAGAGAATTGTTTAGTTATTTTATTGATATAATTCTTTAAGAATTCTATTATATCGTATTCTTTTTTTGTAGTAAAATCATCAAAAATATTTCTAATGCCGAATCTGGAAAAAGATATAATTTTACTGTTTTCTAATGATATGTTCTTAAGAAAGTCGATAACTTTATTATATGCAACTGGTTCATTTTTTACCAATCGTCTAGAAAACTGTGTTATCATGGCATTTATGTTATCTGCTACAACATTTGTTTGATGATGTAAATTTGTGACAGCTTCAAGATCTTGAGATGATAATGAAGTTATTATTTTAAGTTGCTCAGATTTCTTTTGCAAACGACTTTCTGCCTGTTCTTTAGCTAATTCTGCTTTTATTCTTTTTTCTGATTCTTCACGTTTCTTTTGTTCTGCTTCTTTGCGCAAGACTTCTTCTTCTCTTCGTTTTAATTCAGCCTCTTTGGCCTGTAAGAGTGCAGCAAGTTTTCGTTCTCGTTCTAATTCTCTTTGCTTTTCAGCTTCTTGTTTAGCCATTTCTGCTTTTTGGGCTAATTCTTCAGCTTTAATTCTTTTTTGTTCTTCCTCAAATGCTTTTTTTTCTGCTTTTTCTTTTTCTTTTTGAAGCTCTTCTATACGGCGTTTTGCTTCATCAATTGAGAATAACAAATTTGAATCATTTGTTTCTTCAGCAATTTTTTCAAGATCTTTAATAAACTGAGGCTTTATTGTGTGAATTAAATCATCTGAAGCTAAAATATTAGCTAAATCTGTGTTATAATATAAGATTTCTATGTTTTTATCTTTGACTAAGGTTTTTATTAATTGTATAAAGTCAATTTTACTACCTATGCTTGATGATAATATATAGTTAGGATTTTCTTCATCCTTATCAATATCTAATAACTCTTTTCTTTGTTGTAACGCTTCAACTTCATTTGCGAAATATTCTTTACGCAAAAATGCTTCACCCCATAGAACTCCAGATACATAACGTTCTAATCGTCTATGAGCAATATTAAATAACGTAAACAATTGTTTTGAAGTTTGTGTTTCTATTAAACCTCCATCACGACTTGAAACTTCTTTTAGTTCATTAATATTGTCTGTTACAACATCAACGCGACCAAATAGATCACGAGTCCCCAATCGGCGATTACGACCTTGTTGAGCACGATAATCTAGTCCCCAACTGTCATCACCGGTATTACCAAAAGGCATAATTCTAAACCCATTCCTAAATAGAAATATTGACCCGTAATTAACAGGCTCAATTCCCATTAATCTTGTAAAATTATTTTTAGCAGATCTGTTTAGAAAATATAAGTTTATATCTACATCTCTTAGTTTATTGAATTCAATGTTATGTTCCTTAATTTTATATATATCAACACCTCTATCAGATAATGTTGTCCAAATAAAATTACCTTCTAACTTTACATCTATTTGAGTCGTTTTTAGTTTTAAAATTTTAGAAATGCTATTTTTTAATATTCCATTAACAATGTCTCTGTCATATCCATTATTCCTTTTTATGTTATCATCTTCTTTTTTTTCATGCTCACAAATTATCTCAATTGTGAAATCATTTGTTTCTGATAATGGGTTGATTAATTTTTCTAATGAACGTTTTAAATCCAGGAGCCTTTTTCTGTTCCATGGGTTTTTCTCGTCATTAAGATGTGTGATCTCAAGAATTGTTCCTGTATCTTTATTTTCAGGAAAAGATAAAATTTTATCTTCTATTGAGCTGTGCTTTACGTTTATTTGAGCAAATTCTTTTTTTTGATCAATTTCAAACTCAGTCCAATCTACAATTATCGTTTCTGTTAATCTCGAACTCTCACTTTTTGTGGTTAATGTTAAAAGCCGTCCTAACCTATCACAGGAAAATCTACCTATACCTTTTGCTCCGGCATAATGACGTTTGATATTATCTCGATACGACTTTTGTTTATCGTGTTGATTATCTTCAGTTCCATCTTTTTTTGCAGAATATCCTAAAAAAAGCCATTTTTCTTTTAAGTCGTTAAAAGACATACCTTTCCCATTATCTGCAATGATGATTTTATCATTGCAAAAAGTTATTTCAACTTTTGTTGCATATGCATCATACGAATTTTTTACCAGCTCAAAGATGGCAATATTGTCATTAATTATAAGATCCTTACCTACAAGGTCTTTCAGTGCGGAGCTTACTTTAAATTGCATTTGTTCCATTAAATCCATTTTTTTAATACAATACCAGCTAATTCTGCAAACAAAGGTGGAATAGCATTACCTATTTGTGTATAACGAGGAACTTCTATTTTGCGCATTTCTCCTCCTGTTGTATATTTTTCTTTTATTTCATACCAATCTGGAAAAGATTGTATACGTGCACACTCGCGAACAGTCATGATTCTTGGTTCGCAATAATGTAAATAATCATCAGGATGTCCTGTTATAGTTGGTGAGATAGAATCTGCATCTAAAATGGTTATACTTCGCTGTTTAATGTTCCATTTTTTACGTTCATCTCCATCTATACGTTTACCTCTAACTCCACAATTAGCTAATAATTTTTTAAAACACTCTAATTTTTCTGAGGAGTGTTTCGCAAAGCTATGACTATCAGGTATATTGTGTGTTTCCGCATAATCAGTCCTTAAAAGCTTTTGGTAATATGACTCTTCTGCACCATATATGCCAGATTTAAATCCTTTTCTATCTGGGGTCGGAATTTCCCCATTAGATTGTAACAAATCAGAAATAGCTTCTTTAAGAGTCGTGCTTGCTGTTAGTCCCTTTGATTTTAGAAATTTATTTTTGTGAGATTCTAACATCTCTTCAAATTGATCTGGAGAACCTAGTGACTTCTGAATGCCAATCAAAATAAACCTATTTCGTCTTTGAGGTATTCCAAATTTTGAAAAATCTATAATATTGGACTTTACATTATATCCTAACATCTTAAGGCCGTCTATTACTTTTTGGGAATAAGGTATTGCCTCTTCATTCTTTTTTTTATCAAATGCATAAGTGAAGCCTTTTACATTCTCAAATAAAATAATTTTAGGTCTGACTAAATCAATAAATTTAATGTAAGAGAAGACGAGATTATTACGAATATCCTCTTCAACTCTCTTTCCTGCCATGGAAAATCCTTGACAAGGAGGTCCTCCTGCTACTAAATCGACTTTTCCTCTCAGTCCTTTTAATTCAATCTTGTAATTTTCTAACACCTCATTGATATCATGAGGTGTTTGAGGAAGCCATTTAGGCCAATTAAAATGTTTTTTCTTATTTATTAAATTTGCCTTTAATGTTTCAAAGGCAAAAGGATTCTTCTCAATGGCAAAAAGTCCATTCCACCCAGCTTGATATAGCCCAAGTGAGAGTCCTCCACATCCTGCGAATAAATCAATTACTGTATGTCCTTTTTTTTTTGCCATTCCTAGTTCAAACTTAAATTATTGATTTTTAAATAATTAAACAATATATTACACCTATTATAAATACAAAGATAACAAAAGTGTCGTTAAAAACGAAACATTATAAAGCTTTTTGTTCCTTTAATATATTCTTTATCATAAATTATTACATACAAAAAAATGTATGTAACTTTACCGAATACCTAATAATAGGCTATTATAGTTGCACCAATAATGTTTCTTATGAAAGATAGTATAGAAAATAACTCAATAGAGAATTTATATTTAATTGGAAATGGATTTGATATACACCATAAAATAAAATGTAGGTATTCAGATTTTCATGAATGGTTATATGAGAGTAACCCAATATTAGAAAACAGACTTTTTCAAGTTTACGATCTTCATCATGGTGACCTTTGGGCTTCGCTAGAAACTAATTTAGGAGAAATTACTACAGAATCAATATTAGAAGGATATGTCTATGGTCCGATGTTACTTTTTATTTCACAGGGCAATAATAAACCTATAGCATTAAGCATGGATGAGTATACAGAGAATGTTAGTGAAGTTGGTTATACGTTAAAGCGTTTGTATGATGATTTGCAAGTTGAATTTGCTAAATGGATACTTCAACTTGAAGATGCCATTCCAAAGTATAAGGTAAAAATTGAGAAGTCTAATACTCTATTTATTAATTTTAATTATACGCAAACATTGGAAAATGTGTATGGAGTTCAGCCATCAAATATATTGTATATTCATGGATGTGTAGCTACAAATGAGGATTTGATATTTGGTCATAATAAAACCTCTGAAAAACTATTGAAAGAATGGGACGAGAATAAATATTCAGAAGAGGAATTGGCTACTTTAATAGAAGCAGCTAATGAAATAGCTGTTTTATACAAGGATGTTAATGAGATAATTAGAAAGAATGCTTCTTTTTGGAAAAAGATTCAAAACATCAAAAGAATCCATGTATGGGGTCTTTCTTTATCTGAGATTGATGTACCTTATATCAAACATATTAATTCAATAATAAATTCAAAAGATGTATCTTGGGAGTTTAGTTGGTACTCAGACTCAGATAAAAAAAGAATTGTAGAGATAATTACTAATATAGGAATAACTCAATATTCTTTAGTAAAATTAGAGGATTTAATTTGCATCACGCATAAACAATTGCAACTGTTTGATTATTAAATATGGGAATTAAATAACACCTCATTATAATAATAAAATGATATCAGGACTTTCATTCTTCTCATGATAAGCAGAAGTCTATTATTGATATTAATAGACTGTAAGCATACTATTTTCCGCCTTGACGCACATTATTCACAACCCTACCTTTGCGCCGTAACCTTTAACAATAATGATTATGGCAAAAGAGAAAGTAAACTACCAAGAGGTATATGACCTCTACCAGTTATGCAGCGAGACCAAGGATCTTCGGGAGTTCTGTGCGGATTATGGAGTAAATTACGACAAGTTCATGAACTGGCAGCGTCACCAGCTGTGGAGTGAGAAGTTAGGTAAGGCAGTTCAGACTGAACAACCCAAGGTTGCCAAAGTCCAGATAACCGGCAAGCCTTGCAACAGTCCAACCGTGAAGATGGAAGTGAAACAGCCTGAAGGCGAACCGCCAATAAAATGGGTTAAGTTACAACTGACATCCGGCGCAACACTGTTTCTAAGAAATACCACCGTTCTTGACCTGAGTCTGTTGCTTAATAAAATGATAGGATGATATGCTTGGACTGAGTGCTAACCTGAACTATTACCTGTTCAACGGTAATGTGGATTTACGGAAAGGTATCTTCCGTCTGTGTGAGAGTATAAGGGAAGAGATATCACTCGATCCGAGTGATACATCCAATGTATATATGTTCATGTCCCGTAACCGCAAGGTCGTGAAGATACTTCATTACGAACGCGGTTTTTATGTGCTTTATGAGAAACGTCCAGTCATGGGTAGATTCAAGAAACCTGTATTTGATGAGGTCTCCAAATGCTACCGGATACAATGGTCGGATATGGCCTATCTTACGGAAAGCATAGTGGTTGACAAGATGTACGTTAGTCCGAAATATTAATATTAATACACTGATTATCAATAAAATAATATAAAAATAAACGGTAAAAAGTTTGCGTAACTGCCTGATTTTTCGTACCTTTATATCATGATTGATGAAAGAGCATACGAGTTACTTTGCTGCCAGCTGGGTCTGGCAAATGAGGAAAAGGCAGGGCTTCGCAAACAGGTAAACGAACTGATTGCGAGGCTTAAGGCTATTGAAGAATCAAACAAAGAGAACTCCAAGGCTCTGGTTGATACAATCAATGAGTTGTCCGCAACAGTCGAAAACTATCGAAAAGAAATGGAACTTATGAGAAAGCAGCTTGAGGCAAAAGACGAGGTGAACATGATGCTGGCAAATGAGGTTTCCAATCTCAGGCTTCAGCTTGAGGACAGCAGGAAACATCGTTTCGGCCGTACCTCCGAACAAAGAAGGCTGCTGAACAACCGTAACATTGACAAGTCGGCAATGGAGAAGTCCGAGTATGACGGCTCTGATAAGAAAGATGATAATAATAAGGCAGATGGTAACGGTACTGGCAGCAATACCTCTTCCGGTAACGTACCTGCACAGAACTGCAGGCCTTCAAGGAAAAAGGAAACAGCTCCCCGTGCAGAAAAGACCAGGCTGAAGGTGGATAAGGTAGTTGTTCATGAAATAGAAGATTATTACCAACTCCCGGATGGTGCAAGGCTTATGAACCGTAACGGAATGGCTGATGTGTGGGAATACAGGGTCATAGAACATGTAAGGGCTCATAATGTGGAGCATGTGTACAAGGTGGCGAGGGTAAAGCTTGCCGACGGCACTTTCACAAGCACGATGGAGCATCCGCTGAAAAACCTTGGAGGAATCTTCTCTCCTGAACTGCTTGTCCGCCTGCTTTGTCTGAAATATGACTTCAGCATGCCTGAAAATAGACAGATAAGGCTGCTTGCAAGAGAAGGTATCCATATAAGCAACACCACGCTGAACAGCTATATCCATAACGGAATCGCCAAACTAAAGGAATTTATCGGAGATGCATTCAAGGAGTTTGTACAGAGGGCAAAATACCTTATGGTTGATGAGACTACCGAACTCGTTGGAGTTGAAACACCGGAAGGTAAGGCTTACAGGAGAAAGTACTTATGGGCTTTCTTTGCAAAGCATATAAAGATGGTCTATTATCACTATAACAACGGCAGCAGGTCTTCCGATACGGCAAAGTCGTTCCTGGAATATTTTATGGGAACCATATCCACTGACGGATATACGGTTTACAGGATGTTTGACGGAGAAGCCTCAAAGGTGCTTCACATAGGATGCTGGACGCACTGCAGGAGGTTGTGGGTTGATGCCTTGCCTTCAGACAGGACGGCGATGGACATAATAAATCCTATCGGTGATATGTTCAGAAATGAAGACCTGTTCCGTATGATGAAACTCAGCGGCGAGCAGATTAAGGAAAAAAGACTTAAGCTTACGGGACCGATTCTTGAGCGTATCCATCATAAGGTGGTCATGATGATGCAGGATACCAAAATCATGGCAAACGAACTGATGAGAAAGGCCGTGAACTATACGTTAAACCAGTGGAAGTCCTTGAGAAATATCCTCAAGGACGGTTCAGCGGAAATATCCAACAATCTCTGTGAGCAAAGAATGAAACCTGTAAAGCTGCTGCTCAAGAACTGTATGAATATAGGAAGTGAGGCAGCCGCAGAAAACTCGGCATTCATCTTCTCTCTGATAGAAAGCTGCAAACTTAATGACATAGATCCTCAGGATTACCTGAAGCACTTGTTTGAATGTATTCTTCATGGTAATAACTGCGACAGGAAGGCTCTTCTGCCATGTTTTTATAAACCGGAATGTTAAAACAAAAATATTTTCTTACGGACTTTTTTATTTTATCGGCTGAAAAACAGCCGATAAAATTGTCGTGGCGGAAAATAGAATGGTTACTAATAGACTTCTATTTATCAATTTTATTGTTTAGCGTTTTTTGAGAACAAAGAATACAATAGATCTTTCTGATTTGTTCACCGCTATTGCATTGTTTTTATCATTTTTTCTATAAAAGCTATTTCTTCTGTTGATAAATCATACTTGATATACAACTGTTTGTCTATATCAGAAATATTATCATTCCAATTAATATCAGATCTTCCTGTAAAATCTTGCAATGGAATAAACTTAAACTTATCAGGAGAAAGATTTATAGAAGATACTGCCAGCATTAATAAAAATCTGGCAAAACGAGTTTGAATATATTTATATTCATTTTCAACAATAGACTTATCTTCCGAAGCACCAATAATCAAATAGGAATCTGTACAAACATCATTTGGCCCTATAATTTCTGTCCTTGAAACGATTCTGAATTGGCCGTTTTTATCAGGCTCACCAGCATGCTCTGCTGTTACTTTGCTCATAAGAATCTTGTATTTAGAAAGTAGTTGATTTGAAGCTAAAACAGCAGTTTTAGGAAGCCATGATACCCCTTCGCTTGATATTAAACGAAGATCTCCAGATTTATCGCCTCTAATATTTGATGATAAGCCAAATGGATTACGTGTGCTTACTATGGAGGCAAAGGTTTTATCTGATTGACATTTCTGAATTATATGGATAGCTGGATTATAGCGGATGAATACTGCAAACTGATCTAATGGGCGTGATACAGTATCACGTAATAATCCTTGGACAGTTGTAATCGAACAATCTCCATGGTGATTAGCATCCCATAATATGTAATTTACACCTCCACCAATACTTGATGTTGGGAAACAATCCTTTGCATTTATATAATCGAAAATATAACGAATTCGTTTATCAGACAACATATTCGCTCTAAATGAGTCCAACCCTTTACCTCCCGCAAACCATCTAGAAGGCATAATCATAGAAATGTATGTTGGATTTATGAGTTTAGCTATTTCAACAAATAAGTTATAAACAGGTTTTGCACTGACGCCAGCACCTCCATCCATAATTTGATATGGTGGATTTCCCACTATCGCATTGAATTTCATATTGTCATTATCTATGGCTTTCCAATAAGAACGACCTTTGGCAACTTTGGCTATAAAGTTTTCCGGCTTGTTCT includes:
- a CDS encoding bacteriophage abortive infection AbiH family protein, whose translation is MKDSIENNSIENLYLIGNGFDIHHKIKCRYSDFHEWLYESNPILENRLFQVYDLHHGDLWASLETNLGEITTESILEGYVYGPMLLFISQGNNKPIALSMDEYTENVSEVGYTLKRLYDDLQVEFAKWILQLEDAIPKYKVKIEKSNTLFINFNYTQTLENVYGVQPSNILYIHGCVATNEDLIFGHNKTSEKLLKEWDENKYSEEELATLIEAANEIAVLYKDVNEIIRKNASFWKKIQNIKRIHVWGLSLSEIDVPYIKHINSIINSKDVSWEFSWYSDSDKKRIVEIITNIGITQYSLVKLEDLICITHKQLQLFDY
- a CDS encoding IS66 family transposase, translated to MIDERAYELLCCQLGLANEEKAGLRKQVNELIARLKAIEESNKENSKALVDTINELSATVENYRKEMELMRKQLEAKDEVNMMLANEVSNLRLQLEDSRKHRFGRTSEQRRLLNNRNIDKSAMEKSEYDGSDKKDDNNKADGNGTGSNTSSGNVPAQNCRPSRKKETAPRAEKTRLKVDKVVVHEIEDYYQLPDGARLMNRNGMADVWEYRVIEHVRAHNVEHVYKVARVKLADGTFTSTMEHPLKNLGGIFSPELLVRLLCLKYDFSMPENRQIRLLAREGIHISNTTLNSYIHNGIAKLKEFIGDAFKEFVQRAKYLMVDETTELVGVETPEGKAYRRKYLWAFFAKHIKMVYYHYNNGSRSSDTAKSFLEYFMGTISTDGYTVYRMFDGEASKVLHIGCWTHCRRLWVDALPSDRTAMDIINPIGDMFRNEDLFRMMKLSGEQIKEKRLKLTGPILERIHHKVVMMMQDTKIMANELMRKAVNYTLNQWKSLRNILKDGSAEISNNLCEQRMKPVKLLLKNCMNIGSEAAAENSAFIFSLIESCKLNDIDPQDYLKHLFECILHGNNCDRKALLPCFYKPEC
- a CDS encoding DNA cytosine methyltransferase, producing the protein MAKKKGHTVIDLFAGCGGLSLGLYQAGWNGLFAIEKNPFAFETLKANLINKKKHFNWPKWLPQTPHDINEVLENYKIELKGLRGKVDLVAGGPPCQGFSMAGKRVEEDIRNNLVFSYIKFIDLVRPKIILFENVKGFTYAFDKKKNEEAIPYSQKVIDGLKMLGYNVKSNIIDFSKFGIPQRRNRFILIGIQKSLGSPDQFEEMLESHKNKFLKSKGLTASTTLKEAISDLLQSNGEIPTPDRKGFKSGIYGAEESYYQKLLRTDYAETHNIPDSHSFAKHSSEKLECFKKLLANCGVRGKRIDGDERKKWNIKQRSITILDADSISPTITGHPDDYLHYCEPRIMTVRECARIQSFPDWYEIKEKYTTGGEMRKIEVPRYTQIGNAIPPLFAELAGIVLKKWI
- the tnpB gene encoding IS66 family insertion sequence element accessory protein TnpB (TnpB, as the term is used for proteins encoded by IS66 family insertion elements, is considered an accessory protein, since TnpC, encoded by a neighboring gene, is a DDE family transposase.) → MLGLSANLNYYLFNGNVDLRKGIFRLCESIREEISLDPSDTSNVYMFMSRNRKVVKILHYERGFYVLYEKRPVMGRFKKPVFDEVSKCYRIQWSDMAYLTESIVVDKMYVSPKY
- a CDS encoding ATP-binding protein, which codes for MDLMEQMQFKVSSALKDLVGKDLIINDNIAIFELVKNSYDAYATKVEITFCNDKIIIADNGKGMSFNDLKEKWLFLGYSAKKDGTEDNQHDKQKSYRDNIKRHYAGAKGIGRFSCDRLGRLLTLTTKSESSRLTETIIVDWTEFEIDQKKEFAQINVKHSSIEDKILSFPENKDTGTILEITHLNDEKNPWNRKRLLDLKRSLEKLINPLSETNDFTIEIICEHEKKEDDNIKRNNGYDRDIVNGILKNSISKILKLKTTQIDVKLEGNFIWTTLSDRGVDIYKIKEHNIEFNKLRDVDINLYFLNRSAKNNFTRLMGIEPVNYGSIFLFRNGFRIMPFGNTGDDSWGLDYRAQQGRNRRLGTRDLFGRVDVVTDNINELKEVSSRDGGLIETQTSKQLFTLFNIAHRRLERYVSGVLWGEAFLRKEYFANEVEALQQRKELLDIDKDEENPNYILSSSIGSKIDFIQLIKTLVKDKNIEILYYNTDLANILASDDLIHTIKPQFIKDLEKIAEETNDSNLLFSIDEAKRRIEELQKEKEKAEKKAFEEEQKRIKAEELAQKAEMAKQEAEKQRELERERKLAALLQAKEAELKRREEEVLRKEAEQKKREESEKRIKAELAKEQAESRLQKKSEQLKIITSLSSQDLEAVTNLHHQTNVVADNINAMITQFSRRLVKNEPVAYNKVIDFLKNISLENSKIISFSRFGIRNIFDDFTTKKEYDIIEFLKNYINKITKQFSGSRININFSSSANMAFITSFAPIDISIIVDNMVSNAKKAQANLLEIIIEVSKGILQMHFISNQPFNKDIGNINDIFERGFSTTKSTGMGLYHIKNIVDENKWKIIANRKEKEAEFIIIIENENRL